One stretch of Carassius gibelio isolate Cgi1373 ecotype wild population from Czech Republic chromosome B1, carGib1.2-hapl.c, whole genome shotgun sequence DNA includes these proteins:
- the LOC127949217 gene encoding OX-2 membrane glycoprotein-like, giving the protein MLCLLIFILSLINRAFSDIVAQGDTAVEFGQDASFSCVLSDGSGVKQVTWQRVRNTEPVQTLATYSDLFKKHVDDQYVGKVHFTAASINSTSIEIKNTTFEDEACYICSFKVYPFQPKRQTLCLTVKGISEITASVNPAPSSDPDVVVSCSATGKPAPAILWKSAEKQLNNDWSSNSTTLNMDSSTTITSNITLPLSQFHGKYVECVAQSDGIEKSIQIYVPDQDDKVKNSPRSYIVTVSVLIIMTVVVLVIIAICLHTRLKRAMFRIKSTYEEPLNAPIEEC; this is encoded by the exons ATGTTGTGTCTACTGATCTTCATTTTAAGCCTCATAAACAGAG CTTTTTCAGATATTGTGGCACAAGGAGACACAGCTGTTGAGTTCGGTCAAGATGCTTCGTTCTCTTGTGTGCTGTCAGATGGGTCTGGTGTCAAACAAGTCACGTGGCAGCGGGTGCGCAACACGGAACCGGTACAAACTCTGGCTACATACAGCGACCTCTTCAAGAAACATGTGGATGACCAGTATGTCGGAAAAGTCCATTTCACAGCAGCGTCAATTAATTCAACGTCCATTGAGATCAAAAACACAACATTCGAAGACGAGGCTTGCTACATTTGTTCCTTCAAAGTGTATCCGTTCCAGCCTAAACGACAAACCTTGTGCCTCACTGTTAAAG GTATATCAGAAATAACAGCGTCAGTGAATCCTGCTCCTAGTTCTGATCCAGATGTTGTAGTCTCATGTTCAGCCACTGGTAAACCGGCTCCAGCGATCCTCTGGAAATCTGCAGAGAAACAGTTGAACAACGATTGGTCAAGTAATTCCACGACTCTCAACATGGACAGTTCAACCACCATTACAAGCAACATCACGCTTCCACTGTCACAGTTTCATGGGAAGTACGTGGAATGTGTGGCTCAGAGTGACGGCATAGAGAAGAGCATCCAAATCTATGTGCCTGATCAAGATGACAAAG TGAAAAACAGTCCAAGAAGTTACATCGTTACAGTTTCAGTCCTCATTATCATGACTGTTGTGGTTCTTGTCATTATTGCCATCTGTCTTCACACCAGACTAAAGA GAGCTATGTTTAGGATTAAATCTACTTATGAGGAACCCCTTAATGCCCCAATCGAGGAATGTTAA
- the zgc:174945 gene encoding uncharacterized protein zgc:174945, whose amino-acid sequence MRYSTIHTSAIFKPFPLTAHRNMQIFYLTTMFLIMAVLCSQPISLSAVSVIYSREPVTKTEGLSLSLKCTVKYRIEECDFETNWWKWNRDEPLQITDPNKYLITVNESETDEHRLRDIFLRFSSLNLQDSGRYQCDAKCLNSGTAAKGHLLVLNVTADPYKDLKVSTWSGQLKADAAVLALSTTLLLTWCY is encoded by the exons ATGCGGTATAGCACTATACACACTTCAGCCATATTCAAGCCATTTCCTCTGACTGCGCACAGAAACATGCAGATCTTTTACCTGACAACTATGTTTCTTATAATGGCTGTTCTCTGCAGTCAGCCAATTTCTCTATCAGCAG TGTCTGTTATTTACTCACGTGAACCAGTGACAAAGACTGAGGGTCTTTCGTTGTCTCTAAAGTGCACAGTGAAGTATAGGATAGAGGAGTGTGACTTTGAGACCAATTGGTGGAAATGGAACAGAGATGAGCCTTTGCAAATCACGGATCCCAACAAATATCTGATCACAGTAAATGAATCAGAAACAGATGAGCACAGGCTAAGGGACATTTTCCTGAGATTCAGTTCCTTAAATCTTCAAGACAGTGGTCGCTACCAATGTGATGCCAAATGTCTCAACAGTGGGACTGCAGCAAAAGGCCATCTCTTGGTCCTCAATGTCACAG CTGATCCATACAAAGATCTGAAGGTCTCAACATGGAGCGGCCAGTTAAAGGCAGACGCAGCTGTGCTAGCACTCAGTACCACATTATTATTAACATggtgttattaa